Proteins from one Fragaria vesca subsp. vesca linkage group LG6, FraVesHawaii_1.0, whole genome shotgun sequence genomic window:
- the LOC101314581 gene encoding uncharacterized protein LOC101314581 produces MTSVCISNCVSDARDPRVPIRATYVNLYKWPESDAEFVRSVSSKGRRYNAAGVPHWHHQHPRVVDSISCRQMYLRSYTFTRKETVPEKTQKCFGRVKERMVTNNNDERKRSKKKKGKKSKCLVLRKVKEYSTAALFRIFQRLLSCSASVDVVNHDQD; encoded by the coding sequence ATGACCTCAGTTTGTATATCAAACTGTGTCAGCGACGCCCGCGATCCCCGCGTGCCGATCCGGGCCACCTACGTCAACCTGTACAAGTGGCCTGAGTCCGACGCGGAGTTCGTGCGGTCTGTGAGCTCCAAGGGGCGGCGGTACAATGCGGCGGGGGTGCCGCATTGGCACCACCAACACCCTCGAGTGGTGGACAGCATATCATGCAGGCAAATGTACCTGAGGAGCTACACGTTCACGAGGAAAGAGACCGTGCCGGAGAAGACCCAGAAGTGCTTTGGCAGAGTCAAGGAGAGAATGGTAACTAACAACAACGATGAGAGGAAGAGGAGTAAGAAGAAGAAGGGTAAGAAGAGTAAGTGTTTGGTTCTGAGGAAAGTGAAGGAGTATTCAACTGCTGCTCTGTTTAGAATCTTTCAGAGGCTTCTGTCTTGTTCTGCTAGTGTAGATGTTGTGAATCATGATCAAGACTAA